From one Desulfurobacterium thermolithotrophum DSM 11699 genomic stretch:
- the lon gene encoding endopeptidase La — MAEMIQPHEQNETRFPEELPVLPLRDIVIFPMMIAPLFVGREFSLNAIEESLKEHKLIFLLTQKDKETEEPTPEDLYEFGTVAVILKAMKMGDGRVKILVQGLGRAKVKKLEKEDGYYKATLEHIVEEEYTPQSLEEEALIKLVKDQIERIVALGKQIPPDMVAILRSIEDPGRLADLVAGQIELSTEEAMELLSITNPIERLRKISEKLEHEIKVLEIQELIRTKARESMEKEQKEYFLRQQLRAIRKELGEEEERTKEIEEYKEKIRKAKMPQEIEEAVLKELSRLEKMHPESAEAGVLRTYIEWMIELPWSKRTRDKLDIEKARQILDEDHYDLEKVKNRILEYLAVKALIKKRKKKVKDAKQPTICFVGPPGVGKTSLARSIARALGRKFVRISLGGVRDEAEIRGHRRTYVGAMPGKIIQALKKAGTKNPVILLDEIDKMASDFRGDPAAALLEVLDPEQNREFVDNYINHPFDLSEVLFIATANTPHTIPEPLYDRLEVLNLPGYTEYEKLQIAKRYIVPKQMKNHVLTEDDIEFTDSALLHIIRHYTREAGVRNLDRKIAAVCRKIALWISEGKEKKYKVTKKLIEKILGAPKFVPELELGEDEVGVATGLAWTPVGGDVLFIEVIVTKGSGRLILTGRLGDIMKESAQAALGFIKANADKYNIKHDFSKIDIHVHVPAGAIPKDGPSAGITIATAMLSALTERKVRKEVAMTGEITLGGKVLPVGGLKEKILAALRYGAKTVLLPEKNRAEVMEELPEEAKKKVNLVFVDRVEKVFELALYPEEKKSRTRTKKKK; from the coding sequence ATGGCTGAAATGATACAGCCTCATGAACAAAATGAGACAAGATTTCCTGAAGAACTCCCCGTTCTTCCCTTAAGAGATATTGTTATCTTTCCAATGATGATAGCTCCTCTTTTTGTTGGAAGAGAATTTTCACTTAATGCTATAGAAGAATCTCTTAAGGAACACAAGTTAATTTTCTTATTAACACAGAAAGACAAAGAAACAGAAGAACCAACCCCTGAAGACCTTTATGAATTTGGAACAGTGGCCGTTATCCTTAAAGCAATGAAGATGGGAGACGGTCGAGTAAAAATTTTAGTTCAAGGACTTGGAAGAGCAAAAGTTAAAAAGTTAGAAAAAGAAGACGGCTACTATAAAGCTACTCTTGAACACATTGTTGAAGAAGAATATACTCCCCAATCTCTTGAAGAAGAAGCATTAATTAAACTAGTAAAAGATCAAATAGAAAGAATTGTTGCACTTGGAAAGCAAATTCCTCCAGATATGGTTGCAATTCTTCGTTCGATTGAAGATCCTGGAAGATTAGCTGATTTAGTTGCTGGTCAGATAGAGTTATCAACAGAAGAAGCAATGGAACTCCTTTCCATTACTAATCCTATAGAAAGACTTAGAAAGATAAGTGAAAAATTGGAACACGAGATAAAAGTCTTAGAAATTCAGGAACTGATAAGAACAAAAGCTCGAGAATCTATGGAAAAAGAACAAAAAGAATACTTTTTGAGACAGCAACTTCGAGCAATAAGAAAAGAACTGGGAGAGGAAGAAGAAAGAACAAAAGAGATAGAAGAGTACAAGGAAAAGATAAGAAAGGCTAAAATGCCTCAGGAAATAGAAGAAGCAGTTTTAAAAGAGCTCTCTCGCCTTGAAAAAATGCATCCAGAGTCTGCAGAAGCAGGGGTTCTCAGAACTTATATAGAGTGGATGATTGAACTTCCTTGGTCAAAGAGAACAAGAGATAAGTTAGACATAGAAAAGGCTAGACAGATTCTGGATGAAGATCACTATGACCTTGAAAAGGTTAAAAACAGAATTTTAGAGTATTTAGCAGTAAAGGCTCTCATAAAGAAGAGGAAGAAAAAAGTAAAAGATGCCAAACAACCAACAATTTGTTTTGTAGGTCCTCCTGGAGTAGGAAAGACTTCATTAGCACGTTCTATAGCAAGAGCTCTTGGTAGAAAGTTTGTAAGAATCTCCCTTGGTGGAGTAAGAGATGAAGCAGAAATAAGAGGACATAGAAGAACTTACGTAGGTGCAATGCCTGGAAAGATAATTCAGGCACTTAAAAAAGCTGGAACAAAGAACCCAGTAATTCTCCTTGACGAGATAGACAAAATGGCTTCAGATTTTCGAGGAGATCCTGCTGCAGCTTTACTTGAAGTCCTTGATCCAGAGCAGAATAGAGAATTTGTTGATAACTATATAAATCATCCTTTTGATCTATCAGAAGTTTTATTCATAGCAACGGCAAATACTCCACATACAATACCAGAACCTTTATACGACAGACTTGAAGTTCTTAATCTTCCTGGATATACCGAATATGAAAAACTCCAGATTGCCAAAAGATATATAGTTCCTAAGCAGATGAAAAATCATGTACTTACAGAAGACGATATTGAATTTACAGACTCAGCACTTCTTCACATAATAAGACATTACACAAGAGAAGCTGGAGTAAGAAATTTAGACAGAAAAATAGCAGCTGTTTGTAGAAAAATAGCTTTATGGATCAGTGAAGGAAAAGAAAAGAAGTACAAGGTTACAAAGAAACTGATTGAAAAAATACTTGGAGCTCCAAAGTTTGTTCCAGAGCTTGAACTCGGTGAGGACGAAGTAGGAGTAGCAACAGGACTTGCTTGGACTCCTGTTGGAGGAGATGTCCTTTTCATAGAAGTTATCGTTACAAAAGGTAGTGGAAGACTTATTCTTACAGGAAGGCTTGGCGACATTATGAAAGAATCTGCTCAAGCAGCCCTCGGCTTTATAAAGGCTAATGCAGACAAGTACAATATCAAACACGATTTTTCGAAAATAGACATTCATGTTCACGTTCCGGCCGGAGCAATTCCAAAAGATGGTCCTTCTGCTGGAATAACTATTGCAACTGCAATGCTTTCGGCACTAACAGAAAGGAAAGTAAGAAAAGAAGTTGCAATGACTGGAGAAATCACTCTTGGTGGAAAAGTTTTACCAGTTGGTGGTCTAAAAGAAAAAATTCTTGCAGCTTTAAGATATGGTGCAAAGACGGTGCTACTTCCAGAAAAGAATAGAGCAGAAGTAATGGAAGAACTTCCAGAGGAAGCCAAGAAAAAGGTAAATCTTGTATTCGTTGATAGAGTAGAAAAGGTATTTGAGCTTGCTCTCTATCCAGAAGAAAAAAAGTCAAGGACAAGAACTAAAAAGAAAAAATAA
- the hemL gene encoding glutamate-1-semialdehyde 2,1-aminomutase: MKVERSKALFDKAKKYIPGGVNSPVRAFKSVGDIPRFIAKAKGAHIWDADGNEYIDYVCSWGPMILGHAHPEVVKAIQEQAEKGTSYGAPTELEVKLAKMIVDLVPSVEKVRMVNSGTEATMSAIRLARGYTGRNKVIKFEGGYHGHVDALLVKAGSGLTTFGVPTSPGIPEDFAKHTITVPFNDIDVLKKVVDEVGNDVAAVIMEPVMANAGLIIPEPGFLEKVRELTAEKGIVLIFDEVITGFRLSLGGAQEYFGITPDLSCFGKIIGGGLPVGAFGGKAEIMNYLAPEGPVYQAGTLSGNPLAMIAGIKTLELLQKTGVYESLKEKTDKLAEGLKEAAKAAGLKDKLCFKRIESISIVYFTNKDVKNYQDALTSNTKAYAKFFRKMLEQGVYLAPSQFEVAFMSTAHADEDIEKTIKAAEVAFKEVAEMV, translated from the coding sequence ATGAAGGTTGAGCGTTCAAAAGCTTTGTTTGACAAAGCAAAAAAATATATTCCTGGAGGTGTTAACAGTCCGGTTAGAGCTTTTAAGTCTGTTGGAGACATTCCAAGGTTTATTGCAAAGGCTAAAGGTGCTCACATTTGGGACGCTGATGGAAATGAGTACATTGATTACGTTTGCTCATGGGGTCCAATGATTTTAGGACATGCTCATCCAGAAGTTGTAAAGGCCATACAGGAACAAGCTGAAAAAGGAACCAGCTATGGAGCTCCAACAGAACTTGAAGTTAAGCTTGCAAAGATGATTGTTGACTTAGTGCCTTCTGTTGAAAAAGTAAGAATGGTTAACTCCGGTACTGAAGCAACAATGTCTGCAATAAGACTTGCAAGAGGTTATACAGGAAGAAATAAGGTTATAAAGTTTGAAGGAGGTTATCACGGTCATGTTGATGCTCTTCTTGTAAAGGCAGGTTCTGGACTTACGACCTTTGGTGTTCCAACAAGTCCTGGAATTCCTGAGGACTTTGCTAAGCATACAATTACAGTTCCTTTTAATGATATAGATGTACTCAAAAAAGTAGTTGATGAAGTTGGAAATGACGTTGCAGCAGTTATCATGGAACCTGTTATGGCAAATGCAGGTCTCATTATTCCTGAGCCAGGATTCCTTGAAAAGGTAAGAGAGCTTACAGCAGAAAAGGGAATTGTTCTCATATTTGATGAAGTTATCACAGGATTTAGACTTTCCTTAGGGGGAGCTCAAGAGTACTTTGGAATAACTCCAGATCTATCTTGTTTTGGAAAAATTATTGGCGGCGGTCTTCCTGTTGGAGCTTTTGGAGGAAAAGCTGAAATAATGAATTACCTAGCTCCGGAAGGTCCTGTTTACCAAGCTGGAACACTCTCAGGAAACCCTCTTGCAATGATAGCTGGAATCAAGACGCTTGAGCTTCTTCAAAAAACAGGAGTTTATGAAAGCCTAAAGGAAAAAACTGATAAGCTTGCAGAAGGTTTAAAGGAAGCTGCAAAAGCTGCTGGACTTAAAGATAAACTCTGTTTCAAGAGAATTGAAAGCATATCTATTGTTTACTTTACTAATAAAGACGTTAAAAATTATCAAGATGCCCTAACTTCAAATACTAAAGCTTATGCTAAATTCTTTAGAAAAATGTTAGAACAAGGAGTTTATCTTGCACCTTCGCAGTTTGAAGTAGCCTTCATGTCAACGGCTCATGCAGATGAAGATATAGAAAAGACTATAAAAGCAGCAGAAGTAGCGTTCAAAGAAGTTGCAGAGATGGTTTAA
- the hisB gene encoding imidazoleglycerol-phosphate dehydratase HisB — MLRKATVKRVTSETSIEILINLDGSGDYKVKTDVPFLTHMLELFSKHGLFDLEVKATGDVEVDYHHLIEDVGIVLGEVVKRALGSKKSINRYGFFTLPMDETLISVAVDLSGRPYFVYKGFPQMATLMGIEFDLFREFWKSFAFSLECNLHINCHYGLNLHHIAEGTFKCVARALKMAVDIDEKIKGIPSTKGKL; from the coding sequence ATTTTGAGAAAGGCAACTGTAAAAAGGGTAACGAGTGAAACATCAATTGAAATTTTAATCAATCTTGATGGAAGTGGAGACTACAAAGTCAAAACAGATGTACCTTTTCTTACTCATATGCTTGAACTGTTTTCAAAACATGGACTTTTTGACCTTGAGGTAAAGGCTACGGGAGATGTAGAAGTTGATTACCACCACTTGATAGAAGATGTAGGAATAGTTCTTGGAGAAGTTGTTAAAAGAGCTCTTGGAAGCAAAAAAAGCATTAATCGATATGGATTCTTCACACTTCCTATGGACGAAACTTTAATTTCAGTTGCAGTAGATCTTTCTGGTAGACCTTATTTTGTTTATAAAGGTTTTCCTCAGATGGCAACATTGATGGGAATAGAGTTTGACCTTTTTAGGGAATTTTGGAAATCCTTTGCTTTTTCCTTAGAATGTAATTTACATATAAATTGTCATTACGGCTTAAACCTTCATCACATTGCTGAAGGAACGTTTAAATGTGTTGCAAGAGCTCTGAAAATGGCTGTAGATATTGATGAAAAAATTAAAGGGATACCCTCTACAAAAGGTAAACTTTAA
- the galU gene encoding UTP--glucose-1-phosphate uridylyltransferase GalU has product MIKKAVIPVAGLGTRFLPATKAQPKEMLPIVDKPVIQYIVEEAVRAGIKQIVFVTGKHKRAIEDHFDTNFELEYTLEKKGKEELLKLVREVTNLAEIVYIRQKEPLGLGHAILTAEPAIGNEPFAVLLGDDIMISNPPAIKQLMNVFDKYRCTVLGVQEVSEKDVSKYGIIGGKEIETSVFKVDTLVEKPSLEEAPSNLAITGRYILTPAIFDALKKTPPGKGGEIQLTDGIERLGMKEALYAKVMEGERYDTGSKLGFLIATVDFALRRKDLREPFLEFLREKIKEEKDNG; this is encoded by the coding sequence GTGATAAAAAAGGCTGTTATACCTGTTGCAGGTCTTGGTACAAGATTCTTGCCAGCTACAAAGGCTCAGCCAAAAGAAATGCTTCCAATTGTTGATAAACCTGTAATACAGTACATAGTTGAGGAAGCTGTTAGAGCTGGTATTAAACAGATAGTTTTTGTAACAGGAAAACATAAAAGAGCTATAGAAGACCACTTTGATACAAATTTTGAATTAGAATATACATTGGAGAAAAAAGGAAAAGAAGAGCTCTTAAAACTTGTAAGGGAAGTAACAAATCTTGCAGAAATTGTTTATATAAGACAGAAAGAACCCTTAGGACTTGGACATGCCATATTAACAGCAGAACCAGCTATTGGTAACGAACCATTTGCGGTTTTATTAGGTGATGACATAATGATTTCAAATCCTCCAGCTATAAAACAGTTGATGAATGTTTTTGATAAGTATAGGTGTACAGTCTTAGGAGTTCAAGAAGTTTCAGAAAAGGATGTTAGTAAGTACGGTATAATCGGTGGTAAGGAAATAGAAACAAGTGTATTTAAAGTAGATACTCTTGTGGAAAAACCTTCTTTAGAGGAGGCTCCTTCAAACCTTGCAATTACTGGAAGATACATCTTAACACCGGCAATTTTTGATGCATTAAAGAAAACACCACCTGGCAAAGGCGGCGAGATACAACTTACAGATGGTATCGAGAGACTTGGGATGAAAGAAGCGCTATATGCTAAAGTAATGGAAGGAGAAAGGTATGATACAGGAAGCAAATTAGGATTTTTGATTGCTACTGTCGATTTTGCTCTTAGAAGAAAAGATTTAAGAGAACCATTTTTGGAATTTTTAAGAGAAAAAATTAAAGAGGAGAAGGATAATGGCTGA
- a CDS encoding FmdB family zinc ribbon protein — MPIYEFKCENCGKEFEKFLLSYSQIKEVKCPECNSEKVVKKVSACSIGGDTETSTGSACTSFG; from the coding sequence ATGCCTATCTACGAATTTAAATGTGAAAACTGTGGCAAAGAGTTTGAAAAATTTCTTCTTTCATACTCACAAATCAAGGAAGTAAAATGTCCTGAGTGCAACTCTGAAAAAGTTGTTAAAAAGGTTTCTGCCTGTAGCATTGGTGGAGATACAGAAACATCTACTGGTAGTGCTTGTACTTCTTTTGGCTGA
- a CDS encoding AtpZ/AtpI family protein, translating into MGKLRDYIEKTSYMMVGVQFALSIIIGIVIGYYLDKWLDTFPWMTIFWFLIGFAAGLKNLYRELKKVSR; encoded by the coding sequence ATGGGAAAGCTTAGAGATTACATAGAAAAAACTTCTTACATGATGGTGGGGGTTCAGTTTGCCCTCTCCATCATAATAGGAATTGTTATTGGTTATTATCTTGATAAGTGGCTGGATACTTTTCCGTGGATGACTATTTTTTGGTTTTTGATAGGTTTTGCTGCTGGTCTTAAAAACTTATATAGAGAACTTAAGAAGGTTTCAAGATGA
- the pheA gene encoding prephenate dehydratase, whose product MKDLSQLREEIDKIDREVLALLNRRAKLAQEVGEIKKQEGLPFYVPGREAKILSKLEEINQGPLPAESVRAIFREIISACRALEEPTKVAYLGPKATFTHLAALKQFGSSSNLRPMDSIGEVFNEVEKGRVDYGVVPIENSIEGVVNYTIDMFFDTDLKICGEIFVPVNLHLMSKESDLSQIKKVYSHRHAIAQARKWISEYLPKVDIEEVSSTSKAAELASQEPNTAAIASEAAAYLYDLSILARNIQELSKNFTRFLVIGKEDSEFPSGRDKTSIMFSTKHVAGSLFKALQPFAIYDVNLSKIESRPTKKRPWEYVFFVDIEGHRKNERVAKALKELQSNTTFFKILGSYPAGFKE is encoded by the coding sequence ATGAAAGATCTTTCTCAGCTGAGAGAAGAAATAGACAAAATAGATAGGGAAGTTTTAGCTTTACTAAACAGAAGAGCTAAACTTGCACAGGAAGTAGGGGAAATAAAGAAACAGGAAGGACTTCCGTTTTATGTTCCTGGAAGGGAAGCAAAGATACTTTCAAAGTTAGAAGAAATTAATCAGGGACCTCTTCCTGCTGAAAGTGTAAGAGCTATTTTTAGAGAGATTATTTCTGCCTGTAGAGCTTTAGAAGAACCAACAAAGGTAGCATATCTTGGTCCTAAGGCTACTTTTACCCATCTTGCAGCTTTAAAACAATTTGGAAGTTCTTCAAACTTAAGACCTATGGATTCTATAGGTGAAGTTTTTAATGAGGTGGAAAAGGGAAGAGTTGATTATGGAGTTGTTCCAATAGAAAACTCCATAGAAGGAGTCGTCAATTATACGATAGATATGTTTTTTGATACCGATTTAAAAATTTGTGGAGAAATCTTTGTTCCTGTTAATCTTCATTTAATGAGTAAAGAGTCAGATCTTTCTCAAATAAAGAAAGTTTACTCTCATAGACATGCAATAGCACAGGCAAGAAAGTGGATATCAGAGTACTTGCCAAAAGTTGATATTGAAGAGGTTTCAAGTACTTCAAAAGCAGCAGAGCTTGCAAGTCAAGAACCTAATACAGCTGCAATTGCTAGTGAAGCAGCAGCTTACCTTTACGATCTGAGCATCCTTGCAAGAAATATACAGGAACTCTCAAAGAACTTTACCAGATTCTTAGTAATAGGAAAGGAAGATTCAGAGTTTCCATCTGGTAGAGATAAAACTTCAATCATGTTCAGTACAAAACATGTTGCAGGTTCTCTTTTTAAGGCACTTCAGCCTTTTGCAATTTACGATGTAAATCTCTCAAAGATAGAGTCAAGACCTACCAAAAAGCGTCCTTGGGAATATGTCTTCTTTGTTGATATTGAAGGACATAGAAAAAACGAAAGAGTTGCAAAAGCACTTAAGGAGCTCCAGTCTAATACTACTTTCTTTAAAATTCTTGGTTCCTATCCGGCAGGATTCAAAGAGTGA
- a CDS encoding tRNA (5-methylaminomethyl-2-thiouridine)(34)-methyltransferase MnmD has protein sequence MEVIKTDDGSFTFFSEKFKEPYHSLTAGAFKEAVEKFCKPCKISEKAKRGSVNLFDVCFGLGYNTTAFLETAFSTNAKVKVFIVGFEIDISVIEKSLKVSWSKYERWKNIIRTALKNKKFDNGFLTLNYFSPQIKLKIYIGEGREVIKRIYRKYERFADAIFHDPFSPRVNPELWTLDFFKKLRKIIKEDGVFATYSAASPIRKALWMSGFGVKEGVAIGRKSKSTIASPSFKTEKKLLEKFSTSINSTPYRDPNLKDPPSLIKSRREGCIWLQKKLHPVASIY, from the coding sequence TTGGAAGTTATCAAAACTGATGATGGTTCCTTCACTTTCTTTTCAGAAAAATTCAAAGAACCATACCATTCACTTACAGCAGGAGCTTTTAAGGAAGCAGTAGAAAAGTTCTGTAAGCCTTGTAAAATTTCGGAAAAGGCAAAAAGAGGAAGTGTCAACCTTTTTGATGTTTGTTTTGGACTTGGTTATAACACAACTGCATTTCTTGAAACCGCTTTTTCCACTAATGCTAAAGTAAAGGTCTTTATAGTTGGTTTTGAGATTGACATATCAGTTATAGAAAAGTCTCTTAAAGTTTCTTGGAGTAAATATGAAAGATGGAAAAACATTATCAGAACAGCTTTAAAAAACAAAAAATTTGATAATGGCTTTCTAACATTAAATTACTTTTCTCCACAGATAAAGCTTAAAATCTACATAGGTGAAGGAAGAGAAGTAATAAAAAGAATTTATCGAAAGTATGAACGGTTTGCCGATGCTATCTTTCACGATCCCTTTTCTCCAAGAGTAAATCCAGAACTTTGGACACTTGATTTCTTTAAAAAGCTAAGAAAGATCATAAAGGAAGACGGAGTTTTTGCCACCTATTCTGCAGCATCTCCCATTAGAAAGGCTCTTTGGATGTCAGGGTTTGGAGTAAAAGAAGGAGTGGCTATTGGAAGAAAATCTAAGTCAACAATAGCTTCACCTTCCTTTAAAACAGAAAAAAAACTTTTAGAAAAGTTTTCAACATCTATAAACTCTACTCCCTATAGAGACCCTAACCTTAAAGACCCTCCAAGTCTAATAAAATCACGAAGAGAAGGATGCATATGGTTACAGAAAAAGTTACATCCTGTAGCGTCTATCTATTAA
- the trmD gene encoding tRNA (guanosine(37)-N1)-methyltransferase TrmD: MRFDVLTVLPNIFDCFLQEGVIGKAVSHGKVEVNVINIRDFAFDKHKVVDDVPYGGGPGMVLKPEPILRAYDELTKDGEKPYVLLTEPWGETFSQKMAIELSKKERIMIICGRYEGVDERVKTIVDKEVSIGDFVLTGGELPAMVIMDAVIRLVPGVLGNEESLRADSFMDRGLLGYPNYTRPAVFRGMKVPEVLLSGHHKKIELWRKEQSLKKTLKKNPKLIEELKQKGLLTKEELEILKKIKNT; this comes from the coding sequence ATGAGATTTGATGTTCTTACAGTTCTTCCAAACATTTTTGATTGTTTCTTGCAAGAGGGAGTTATTGGAAAGGCAGTTTCCCATGGTAAGGTTGAAGTAAATGTCATTAATATTAGGGATTTTGCTTTCGATAAACATAAAGTTGTAGATGATGTTCCCTATGGTGGTGGACCGGGAATGGTCTTAAAGCCTGAGCCAATCCTTAGAGCTTATGACGAATTAACAAAAGATGGAGAAAAGCCTTATGTTCTTCTTACAGAACCATGGGGAGAAACTTTTAGTCAAAAAATGGCAATTGAACTTTCAAAGAAAGAAAGAATAATGATAATTTGCGGAAGATATGAAGGAGTTGATGAAAGAGTAAAAACTATTGTTGATAAGGAAGTTTCCATTGGAGATTTTGTACTTACTGGCGGTGAACTTCCTGCAATGGTAATAATGGATGCAGTTATAAGACTTGTCCCTGGAGTTTTAGGAAATGAAGAAAGTTTGAGAGCAGATTCTTTTATGGACAGAGGCCTTTTAGGATATCCAAACTATACAAGACCTGCAGTGTTTAGGGGAATGAAGGTTCCTGAAGTTCTGCTTTCAGGACATCATAAAAAAATAGAACTTTGGAGAAAGGAACAATCCCTTAAAAAGACTCTTAAAAAAAATCCGAAATTAATAGAAGAGCTAAAACAAAAAGGTCTTTTAACAAAGGAAGAATTGGAAATTCTAAAAAAAATAAAAAATACTTAG
- the atpE gene encoding ATP synthase F0 subunit C, with product MKKTSLKSVLFTLFLLVVGALPALAGEGGESGKALILGLSAIGAGLAIGPAAGGAGAGQGQAVRGACEGMARNPQMAGKLTTTMFIGLAIIEALAIYGLVIALILLYANPLAG from the coding sequence ATGAAGAAAACTTCACTCAAAAGTGTACTTTTCACTCTCTTCTTGCTAGTTGTTGGAGCTCTTCCAGCACTTGCAGGTGAAGGCGGAGAATCTGGAAAGGCTCTTATTTTAGGTCTTTCAGCAATTGGTGCTGGACTTGCTATTGGTCCTGCTGCCGGTGGTGCTGGTGCTGGACAGGGTCAAGCAGTAAGAGGTGCGTGTGAAGGTATGGCTAGAAATCCTCAAATGGCTGGTAAACTTACAACAACAATGTTTATCGGTCTTGCTATTATCGAAGCTCTCGCTATTTACGGTCTTGTTATTGCTCTTATTCTTCTCTACGCTAATCCACTTGCTGGTTAA
- the atpB gene encoding F0F1 ATP synthase subunit A, whose translation MEHGAIIKIVGIPDHVTMTWLMMTVTLVFAYILGKNLKKFPDRVQYVFESLTSFIVYTLEDAMGSYGRKFFPLIAGLAVFILFGNLMGLIPGLTQPTANLNTTLALAIISFLVYNYEGIKKHGLVNYIKHFAGPVPWMAPIMFPIEIVSHLSRILSLSFRLFGNMFGDEMVVLVALMLVPFLVPVAGEFIVFANSFLQTFIFCILTVVYIATAIEEHEEEHAG comes from the coding sequence ATGGAACACGGAGCAATAATAAAAATTGTAGGAATTCCAGATCACGTAACTATGACTTGGCTCATGATGACAGTAACTTTGGTCTTTGCTTACATCCTCGGAAAGAACTTAAAAAAGTTTCCTGATAGAGTTCAGTACGTTTTTGAGTCTTTAACGTCGTTTATCGTTTATACTCTTGAAGATGCTATGGGAAGTTATGGAAGAAAGTTTTTTCCACTAATAGCAGGTCTTGCTGTTTTTATTCTCTTTGGAAACTTAATGGGACTTATCCCTGGACTTACACAACCAACTGCAAACTTAAACACGACACTTGCTTTAGCAATAATTTCTTTCCTTGTTTATAACTATGAAGGTATTAAGAAACATGGTCTTGTTAACTATATCAAGCATTTTGCAGGTCCTGTTCCATGGATGGCTCCTATTATGTTCCCTATTGAGATAGTTTCACATCTTTCAAGAATACTATCCCTTTCTTTCCGTCTTTTTGGAAACATGTTTGGTGATGAGATGGTAGTTTTAGTTGCTTTAATGCTTGTTCCGTTCTTGGTTCCTGTTGCAGGTGAGTTTATAGTCTTTGCAAATAGCTTCTTACAAACATTTATCTTCTGTATACTAACTGTTGTTTATATTGCAACGGCGATTGAAGAACACGAAGAGGAACACGCAGGTTAA
- the rimM gene encoding ribosome maturation factor RimM (Essential for efficient processing of 16S rRNA), protein MKKKGIRAILERRKRKAFDHKDEVMIGKIVGVHGIKGEVKIKPESDIFEKQMEALDLIPVYRGTKREELCVEKLKPYKNLYIVKFKEINDRGEAEERVGGELWIDKNKQVELGEGEFYFSDLIGSKVFTDDGKEVGILKEILEQPAGHIFEVEKSDGSKILIPFISQFVKDVDIENKRIVVSLIEGME, encoded by the coding sequence ATGAAAAAGAAAGGTATAAGAGCTATTCTTGAAAGAAGGAAGAGAAAGGCTTTTGATCATAAAGATGAAGTGATGATTGGGAAGATAGTGGGTGTTCACGGAATTAAAGGAGAAGTTAAGATAAAGCCAGAGTCGGATATTTTTGAAAAGCAAATGGAAGCTCTTGATTTAATTCCTGTATATAGAGGAACAAAAAGAGAGGAATTGTGTGTAGAAAAATTAAAGCCATATAAAAATCTTTATATAGTTAAGTTTAAAGAGATAAACGATAGAGGTGAAGCTGAGGAAAGAGTAGGAGGAGAGCTCTGGATAGATAAAAATAAACAAGTTGAGCTTGGAGAAGGAGAATTTTACTTTTCTGACCTTATTGGAAGTAAAGTTTTCACTGATGATGGCAAAGAAGTTGGTATTTTAAAAGAAATTCTTGAACAACCAGCAGGTCACATCTTTGAGGTTGAGAAATCTGATGGTAGCAAAATCTTAATTCCTTTTATAAGTCAATTTGTAAAAGATGTGGATATAGAAAATAAAAGGATAGTTGTTTCCCTTATTGAGGGCATGGAATGA
- a CDS encoding BCAM0308 family protein: MGGKESYVPAGRKEYTWESDNPYYEKRKYPEPTKCPECGVIFKDGRWQWPEQITEKLPNDINEILCPACRRKRDRYPGGFFYLSGKFFEEHREEILNTIKNVVDYVLSQRPLQRILWMKEDENGATEIATTSEHLARQLGEAVNNAFKGNFEVNYSEGQKLARVYWHRD; this comes from the coding sequence ATGGGTGGGAAAGAAAGTTATGTTCCTGCAGGCAGAAAAGAGTATACATGGGAAAGTGATAACCCATACTATGAGAAAAGAAAATATCCAGAACCAACAAAATGTCCTGAGTGCGGAGTTATTTTTAAAGATGGTAGATGGCAGTGGCCCGAGCAAATTACAGAAAAATTACCTAACGATATTAATGAAATTCTCTGTCCTGCCTGTAGAAGGAAGAGAGATAGATATCCAGGAGGATTCTTTTATCTTAGTGGAAAGTTCTTTGAAGAACATAGAGAAGAAATCTTAAATACAATTAAGAATGTTGTAGATTATGTTTTGTCACAAAGACCTCTTCAAAGAATTCTTTGGATGAAAGAAGATGAAAATGGAGCTACTGAAATAGCAACAACAAGTGAACATTTAGCACGGCAGTTAGGAGAAGCAGTTAACAATGCTTTTAAAGGAAATTTTGAAGTTAATTATAGTGAAGGACAGAAATTAGCAAGAGTTTACTGGCATAGAGATTAA